The Pagrus major chromosome 1, Pma_NU_1.0 genome includes the window CCAAGAGGAGCTGGAGACAGTAAGGAGAAAGGTCTCAGGGCTACTGTGCAGCTTCCTGTCACAACTGATGACTCAGCACTGAATAAGTGTCAGAAAATGGATTCATGTTTCAGAAAAAGAAGCTTACATTTAAGTTTGTTGTCATGTTTACAGGAGAATAAATGGATATCCAATGAAATATCTAATAATTGATCTCATGCTGACATTTTTAGTGGCTGATTAATGAAACATGctgtgttttactttaattattcTCTTGCATAGATCATTATTGACTTGAATCCACTGCATTTTAGAGTTTGAGATATGCAGTTATTAACGGACCCTGGGCCACACAAGTTTTGCTTTTGATCCACCAATCCTGTTACTGTAGGGTTAACGgttgatatttttttcactttttcttgttttaataaaattgTTAGGTGTTTAGTCATAAAATGAGAAGTCGTAGTCGACATGTTTAAGTTTCTCTGGGCAGTTAGAGATGTTAGATTGAGTTAGACCTATTATCAttatacactactcaaaataaGTTAGGGATTTTGGGATAcgggtgcatatatgcatgtgcatggatggatatgcaataaaagtcaaatgaaatgtgcaCTCTAAAatatccctaactcattttgagtagtgtggTGTAATACCTTCAGTGCTGAGACCAAATTAAGTGGTTGTTTCAATCAACCACTTAATAAAATAGGTAAACAATAAACACCCAGCTGAACTGTGCACACAGGAATCAGCCAGAATTTGCTGAACATGTGCTACTGACTCcataacattacattacattttattggAAATGCAACAATAGTCGTGTAAATAAAACTAAACCAAGTTTAGatgagaaaatgttcattttttccTGCCAGAGGGCTTTCTGTTTTTACACTCCAGGCCACTAGATGGTGCTATTCCACCTTTCAAACgtcaaaaaaaagggaaaagaagaagaaactctTGTCAAGTGACATGAGCCCACACATTGATGGTCGTGAGTGACTTCTGTAACAACACTGTTGGTTTTAAAATGTCCTAGTTTCGCTTCTCTCGTCAGCACTGACAGATGTGGCGAAGCAGAAGcgcactttttatttttatagctgTTTCTGCTTATTACGCCACTTTTTACTTCGAGCAGAGAGAAGTGGGAAACAGGTCGGTTTCAGTCCCACTTCCTACGTTATTTTATGCTGTTTACAAGCTTCATTATTAGAAGGTAGGTCAGCTCAGTTTATCTGAATTGTTAGCGTTAAAAATACCGACTGCTCCCCGGCGGTCTAGCGAGTGGACAGACTTTTtcaaccaaactccattcaaaaaactgatgttttatgGTAGTGGGGTATTTTTTTAAGGCTAAAAATGATATTTACTCCATCACTGTGGCTTTTCTGATTGGCTTTGATGTGGAGGCAAAATCGGCGTACATGTCACTTACTAGGTAGCCCCTGTTTCGGTGTAATGTGACCTTTCGTTGAAGTCGTAATTGGTGAACAAAattatgctagctagctaacttagGTTAACTCTTGTGATACACAGTCAGACTTATTTGGGTTTTAGTTTGACAGATTTACCTGAAATTAAAACTGCTAACGTGTCACTGTGGCTGTACAACTATACATTTGTGGCTGGACGTGATAAATTTCAGAGAAAGCTAGAaagtttgtctttgtgacaAGCTAATTTAGCTAATGCTACGTATGCTAATGTGATCATCTGGAATGTACACAAACTGTTTTAGAGCTGATAGTTGTTTCTTTTGGGGAACAACAAATCAGCTTAAACATGGAAATAACTGCATTAATAGTGCTTAAACATTTTATATCACTTTAGCATCATCTTATTGTTTTTTCCATCTCCAAACTCCATAACTTTATTGTGAAACAGTTGTGTATTCACTATAGATCAGTGGTAACAGAAGTATTGAGATCCTCTACACAAGTAAATATCACACTAAAATGAGTCCTGTCTTGTATTTATAATTGTATTTAAAGCAAGTAATCATTAAGTACACAAATATTTGTTGTAGGTTAGTTTATATTAGATATTATATGAGataatgacatgttttgtatctgaatgtgtttacagTCTGATTTAGTTCACACAGATTATAAGAAcgtaacaataataatattatccCCTGATTGTGTAAGGAGTAACCGTTGCCTCGTCTTCTGTGTATCCACCTTTAGGCTCAACAGAATGTCCACTCTTCCCCGTCACGTCATCTGGGAGTCGGAGGGACTAGCGGCCTACCTTCACCCCCGGCCCTGGACCCCAGGCTCTGTTATCCTGGAGAGCAGCACCCCTGGCAGCCTGGGAGGCAGCGTCTTCCACCTGGAGAAGCAGGAGTTTTTATCCTGGCTGTTGGGGGCGAGAGCCgtctcagagctgctgtgtgacagGCTGTCAGTGCGGAGGTGTGCGCTGGTCAGCAGACCCCACAGAGACAGACCTGCCCAGGTGAGGTGGTGGATAGACTGCTTGGCTGTACAGTACAACCTCTGCATGGAGTGTTTTACTAGACACATAGGTGCTTTTATCAAAATCTCATGGGAGATGTAGTtgttaataattataattttaaaaaaaggctggCAATAAAATGTTCATACAAAGTTTATTTATAACAatggagacaaatattttttttgagaCTTCGCTGCAGTTTAGCTGAAGCCATGCTGCTTTTCACAGAGCAACCACAGTAAATTTAGCGTGCAACTGAACGTGACTCTGTAAGGTactaaaataaagtttactgaAACCCTCTGAACCGCAATTAACCTAGTCAGCCACCCACAGGTATTTAAAACAGCAATGTAAAAACTTTGATTTCCTGGCTTCAGATTGAATGGCTCCTGTGTTCATGTCAATCAGAGTCTGAGTAACTAAAtatacattcattttcatttcgCAGATCCTTGTCCTCCCTCTACATGGTCTGGATGCAGAGTGGCGCCCTCACCTGGCAGGAGATGAGGAGCACAACGCCCACGACCCAGGTTACTGCACCTCCAGGACTGCACCCAGATGGAGTGACTCCAGCCTGACTGAAATCCAGGACAAGATCAGAGCCAAGCTCCCGTCACCTGACGCTCCGCCCAATCTGACTTTCCTTGGGAACGATCCGGCTGACTCTGGCTTGTTTTCACGCATCGTCCGTGGGGAGGAGCAGCAGTGGCGGGTGTGGGAAGACAAGTCTCACGTAGCCTTTCTCACTCCTTTCCCCAACTCCCCTGGCTTTACTGTGCTGGTCCCACGTCGACCTTTGACCTCGGATATATTCAGACTAGAAAAAGGGGACTATGAGCAGCTGGTGCTCGCAACCTGGGAGGTGTCGAGGCTTCTTGAGGAGGGGCTGGGTTCCTGGGGGACGGGGCTTATTTTTGAGGGCTTTGAGATTGACTATGCTCATGCCAAGTTGATACCACTGTTTCTGCCTCCATCATCAGTGACAGGAGGTGACACCATTAAGCCATCAGCTCCCCAGTTTTATCCCACCTATCCTGGATATGTGTCCTCAGAAGATGGACCTGAAGCCAGCCTGGAAAGTCTGAAGGAACTACACATCAAAATTACACAGACTTGATGCTGTTACCTGTGGTGTCAATTCGACTTGCTTGCTAAGCGCAAATTCCTCTTGCCTTTGCCTTAAGTGTGTAAAATAATGGCAGCAccttaattaaaaatgtaattttttaaaatcaaaatatgaAATTCAAAAACCAACAATTCAGCACTTCACGTTTTACACATATGTACTGTAAAATGACACACAAATACTAGGAAACATTCCATTTATTACGTTTTGATCAGAATAAAGACTTTTATACGTTTGTCTGTGTCAGTGGTCATTCATCATACATGGACATGTTTATGCACACAGTCATTGTTATTTAGAAATCACTGAAAATGCTGCATATCCATTCTGAAGAGTGAGAAAATGTCAACCACGAACATTATTTGCATTATCATTTTGAGAGTTTaacttatattttatatcattattatatatattatatttcacTCAAACACCTCTTATTAGGGGAGTTGTTACTTAAATCATCACACAGTCATTACACTACTTATTTGTGTTCCATTATTAATTACAGTGTGTtatgtatttagtttgttaacCACTTACATAATGTCCATGCCTGCTCATTACGCTGTTGCTAATTGGTCCCACAGTGCATTCCTGACTGTGAGGCTTAATTAATGACTGGCTAAGTGCTTAATCGGTGCTCTGTAAACCAGTTTCTGCCCCAGGCTGTCATTAAAAACGGACAAAAAGATGTGAAAGTGTTAACGAGAAGGGTTTCTAATACCGGTTTGCCAAAGAAGATGTGGAGAATGAACTTCTAAATAATGTACTTTGGTTCAAATcacttaaatataatttataaaaatattttttgagatACAAAGACTTGCACCAAAGCCTAAAAAGATGGGTTTAATTTATGATTGAAGGTAGTCCATGATCACACCTTGACATCTTGTGGGTTCTTGGAGGAACTCCGTCTACAGCACCTGCCTTCCACACGCTCCATCTTCGTGATGTAGAGGAGGGGCTCAATGCTGCAGCTCAGATCCATGATGGAGAACACGCTGATGCTGATCTGGCAGCGGAACGCAACGAACGAGTAGTATGACACGAAGGGCATGAGAGCCACGGGCGGCAGGTAGTTGGCCACGATGATGGCCAGGATGATCAGCACCATCTTGAAAGCCTTCTTCTTTACCGGGTGCATCTCCTCCTTTCCCGCAACAGAACGTCTGAGGACCCAGATGACAGAGATGTTGCAGAAGACCATGACGGCAAAGGAAAAGAGGATGACACCACTGAAGACCTCGTTGACGCTCATGACTCCCAGGGTGCACTTGGTGAGGCCGTAAGCCAGGATGAGGCCCCAGACCACCACGGAAACGCCAATCCGGATCCTATTGTCTCGAATACCAGTGAACAGCACTGGGTGGACCACTGCTATGTAGCGGTCCAGGCAGATACACACCTGGAACAGCAGATCAGGGAAGGAACATCACATTACAGTACACTTAAATACACTTTCCTGGCTTTTGAAGTGGGGaaatctgtttgtgtctgcagacTTTTTGCCTTGAAGCAATGTGTCTCAGCATAAATATCTGAAATCATTTATATACATTAGAGCCCATCCACATGTATTAAGCTTCACCAAACTGTATTATTGCAAGCAACAGGTTGAGAATGGCCTGTTTTCACCATCATTTCCACTAAGTTGTAGGTTCATAAGTCCTTAATATCAAATACAGCAGTTCTTATACTTTGAATCCTAAAAATAAGGCCAGAGActtatttcatcatcattaacGTTGATTATTAGGTACAAAAACTCACCAGAAAGAGTGGTGCTACGTCCTTGATCCCATACGCGAACCTCTGAGAGTACCAAATTTGACTGTCGTCCAGCAGGAGCCGGTTCGTCATCTCTATGGGTGTCATGAGGCAGAAGTAGGCATCCAGGATGGCCAGGTTGAAGATGAAGATGTCAGAGGTGGATGAATCGCTTTTCCTGGTGGCGATCTGCCAGATGACCAGGACATTACAGGGCGTGCCCACTGCCAGGTTGAACACCTTGACCCCAAAGTAGAAAATGAAGCCGTAAGGGGCCACGGCACAAACCGGGAACTGGTACCACGGTGGAGTTCCACGTGGGCCAGCAGGGGTGGTTAAGTTCATGGAGAGGTCGATGGTGGGATTCAGAGTGGTGTTGAACATTGTGGGGGGGAAGTCCTGATGCTGGAAGGAGAGGCTTGGATCCTatgagaaagaaaggagagtaAAATTTTAGTTTCAATCAACTGCATCCTGGAGCGTAACCACACAGTCTTTGGGGAAGTCGTGTCCCTCCAGGAGGAAGTAACGTAACCCAAAAAGTGGAGAAAGCAGGACCGGCAGCCTACCATGCAAGCTTTTTTCTAACAGTGGGTAACTAGATACCTAAATAGGTAACATTAGATAAGCAATGCAATGCAAAAGGCCTAAACAGTGGAACCAGACATCATATCAATCCATCCTACCTTCAAAAGTATCCTGAGGTCCTGTTCTTCACTTACTGCAGAACTTTCCTGCATGTGGCACCAGATCACTGAACTCAGGTGCTTATAAACACACTCTGCATGATGCCACTGTGGGATTGGACCTATCTGAAGAAAAAACGCTACCTGTGCTTTTTGTCGTGTCAACCCAATCAGCGATTAGGCCGTCATGCAAAATAGTGGCTGAGACGTCTTCAGTGATTGGATGGTTTGGATACGTACAAAGGGGTGTGTTAAGTTATACAAGCTGCAGGGGCGATTATTAACAGCTTTCTTGTCATAATTTCTAGGCTTTGAGTCACGTGTGAAGGGGATCTGCATTTGCCTTCAGGGCTCCCTGCCTGAAGAAAGTGGTGATGATGTGTACCATCCTTTAAAGTTCCCAGTTGCTGCATTATAATGACATTAGTCGTATGGTTTCCCCAGGCTGCTTGCCTTCGGAtgcttttctcatttttctcatttacgGTTCATGTTAGGGTGTAAAACAGTAATCTGATCCCCGCTCTGCTCCTAAGGGTAATTTTTTAtcaacagcagcactgcagctgaaaattaGTTCTCACTGATGCAACTGTGCACCGTTCAGTAAACAGGTGATGCAAGGTAAGCAGAAATGAGAAATCTAATGCAAGCTGTTACTAATGTGTTCAGACtgtgctgagaaaaaaaaaaaacctgttggGAAAACAAGCTTGCAAAGTCACGACAAACACCCACGCACATCAATAATGCTGTTtcataaaatgtttcattacGCAACCAACGCTGGGAGTCAACATTAGGAACAGTTGTGGTCAGAGTTGAAGAAATTATTATGATTATATAATAATTTCTTGTCCCGATGATGTCATCGGGGGGTCTCTGATGGGGCTGAGAAGTCAACAGACTGAGGACGTGGCTGTTGAAAGACGTGGGTGTTTACTCCTGTGCTTTGGCCAATGTTTACTTTTAGCGCTCAGTGAAACAGACAACAGTGCATTTACATGCATccacaaatacattcaaaacaaagGCAGTTGTGACAACATCTTTATTTCAGTTTTGAATGTGGGTATTCAAATGTCATACATCACTATGAATAGCCTGATTTCTGTCAGGAGGTTGTCTGTGTTCATCCACACAGCGTTGATCTCCTGCTGAATCCTGGTGCTCCTGCGTGGTGAAGAACACTGATTTATAAAAggtaaagtttattattataaatgtcAAATTACCATATCAATATTTAGCTGGACAGATTTCCTATTTTGGGGGGTAAAATCATAATCTAAAGGGCAGTATCTCTGCAATTAATTACcatttaagtttttgtttttttaattggtatAAATTTCGGTCAAAATCTTTTGATTTTGTCGGTAACATACTGATAATTATTGTAATAACACGCCATCTCTTCTGATTACTGCGTGAACGCCTCCTGtttgttagcttagcatttaaaactttaaaagagTTACTTCATTCACAGAAATCAAATGCAAGACAGCTACTTTGTTTGGATTGCAAAAATAatttgtcatgtcatgtcagtaATGCATGTatgatgttttttcctttcagatgttttatttttacataggTGTACGAATACATTAAAAATGGAAGTTACACCACATATAAGTCGTATGAACCTTGTAATCAGTTAGTTAATAGCTAATGAGGCTCTTATCACACATAATAAGATACTTTACGACTGTAAACGTGTAAATAATAGCaccatatacacatatattgcTGGATTAAAAGACATTTAGAAGCACTTATAAGAAACTTGTTCACAGAACTGCATTATCAAAGCATCATTAGTTTCTTATAGTTGTTAAAATAACAGCAGAGTTTAAATAACGTACCTATTATGTACATTTTGACCTTTACtaaactttttttgttgctttattgaGGTTAATTCATActttataatgtatttattagcAGTCAACTATACACTTATTAATAGTTAACTATGCTTTTTGCAGCTACTGGATCTTAAGTGAGAACAATGCCTTATTAAGGTTAATAAATTGTCTTATCCctctttgctttttattttcagctgtaCTATCTAATACAGGCAAAAGCCcctaaaaataaactttttttggGAACCAATTTAAGCAACAAAGTGTTGAAGAGACTTTTCAAAGTATTTAGTTCTTCCCTAAGATTGAGACTGAAGTGTTTTGATTTCATATTGACAGATGGCAGCATCCACCCAGTAACACCCAGTAAAGGCAATCCTAAACTGTGGTTTCATTGGGCAGCTCACATAAAATTGTGTAACTTGAGCCAATGAGAAGCTGGACAtctcattataaaaaaaagaaaactatgtGGCATTGCTATACATCAACA containing:
- the LOC141004588 gene encoding G-protein coupled receptor 4, which codes for MQESSAVSEEQDLRILLKDPSLSFQHQDFPPTMFNTTLNPTIDLSMNLTTPAGPRGTPPWYQFPVCAVAPYGFIFYFGVKVFNLAVGTPCNVLVIWQIATRKSDSSTSDIFIFNLAILDAYFCLMTPIEMTNRLLLDDSQIWYSQRFAYGIKDVAPLFLVCICLDRYIAVVHPVLFTGIRDNRIRIGVSVVVWGLILAYGLTKCTLGVMSVNEVFSGVILFSFAVMVFCNISVIWVLRRSVAGKEEMHPVKKKAFKMVLIILAIIVANYLPPVALMPFVSYYSFVAFRCQISISVFSIMDLSCSIEPLLYITKMERVEGRCCRRSSSKNPQDVKV
- the LOC140997566 gene encoding uncharacterized protein isoform X1, giving the protein MWRSRSALFIFIAVSAYYATFYFEQREVGNRLNRMSTLPRHVIWESEGLAAYLHPRPWTPGSVILESSTPGSLGGSVFHLEKQEFLSWLLGARAVSELLCDRLSVRRCALVSRPHRDRPAQILVLPLHGLDAEWRPHLAGDEEHNAHDPGYCTSRTAPRWSDSSLTEIQDKIRAKLPSPDAPPNLTFLGNDPADSGLFSRIVRGEEQQWRVWEDKSHVAFLTPFPNSPGFTVLVPRRPLTSDIFRLEKGDYEQLVLATWEVSRLLEEGLGSWGTGLIFEGFEIDYAHAKLIPLFLPPSSVTGGDTIKPSAPQFYPTYPGYVSSEDGPEASLESLKELHIKITQT
- the LOC140997566 gene encoding uncharacterized protein isoform X2; the encoded protein is MLFTSFIIRRLNRMSTLPRHVIWESEGLAAYLHPRPWTPGSVILESSTPGSLGGSVFHLEKQEFLSWLLGARAVSELLCDRLSVRRCALVSRPHRDRPAQILVLPLHGLDAEWRPHLAGDEEHNAHDPGYCTSRTAPRWSDSSLTEIQDKIRAKLPSPDAPPNLTFLGNDPADSGLFSRIVRGEEQQWRVWEDKSHVAFLTPFPNSPGFTVLVPRRPLTSDIFRLEKGDYEQLVLATWEVSRLLEEGLGSWGTGLIFEGFEIDYAHAKLIPLFLPPSSVTGGDTIKPSAPQFYPTYPGYVSSEDGPEASLESLKELHIKITQT